DNA from Leptospira neocaledonica:
TTCTCTTAGGCTTTTATTCGCAGATTGTAATTCTTGAGAACGGCGGATGATCTCCGTTTCCATCTCTTCGGTGCGGGAACGAAGTGCCTCGGTCATCTCGGATTGTTTTTCTCCTCTTTCTTTTAGGAGAACAAACTCGGTGACATCTTCTACCTTATGGATGATGTATTCTACCTTTCCTTTTTTGTTCATAACAGGAGTATTCAAAGGACTCCAGTATTTAGCGGCGAACCCCCCACCTTCTTCTTCCGGAAGTTGGATATCGTATTTTTGAACAGCCATCGTATCTGGAGCTTTTGTCTCCAAAACACGAAGAAGGGAACTACGAAGATTGCTCACACCGGTCGCTTCGGGATCATCCGGGTTGTCGGGAAAAACTTCGAAAATTCCCCTGCCTAAAATTTTATCTCTCTCGGTTCGTGTGGCATTAAGATACGCATCACTTACCGCTATAATTTTGAGCTCAGGAGAAAGTACCAGGTACAAACCTGGAACAGATTCAAAAAGAATGCGAAAATCAGGACTTGAAGAGGAAGAATGATCCATCTGGTTTGCCTAATATAGATGCAATAAATCCGAAAATGAACGAATTCATTTCAAAATCAAAGAATACAAAGAAAATAGAATAACTAATTTCCTAAAAAGATCCATTAGAATCCATTCCGTTTTTAAAGAACCCTAGCAGTTTTGTCATTCACGAATTGTCCTTTGAGTGATGGTGCCACTTAAGTATACATCCAAAAAATTTCCCAGCAAAGCATATTAAGGGGTCATAAAATGCTATCGAAGCTCCTACAGAAATTTTCTTCCACTCGAACAATAAATCTGTCCGGAAAGGCCGCCTAACGGATATTTCTCAGGTAACTTTCCGAGAATTTTGGAATTTGCTGGCAATAAGTCGAAACGCGAATAAAAAAGGCAAAATTCTCCCAGAAACGTCAAATGAGGTCCGGCGATTTCTTTTCTACCAGATTTTTTTTGTTTCAGTGTGACTGAAGGGGCGGAGCTATATTCAAAAGTCCAAATAATTAACTATACAAATATTTAGTATATTTTTATTTTCTCCTCATGCCCCAAAGGATCAAAATTTGGAAACACTGGGAGAATGGACATTGTTTTAGCGCCATTTCGTTTTCTTACGACACCGAACTCTTCCAAAAATTTTCTATAATGCGTGAAGCAGTTTGGAATCATCGGCATAAATTTTGGAAAATTCCATATTCCGAATCTTTTCTTTCCGAATTTATTTCCATACATCGGGAAAAGGTAGAAGCAGATCTTGATATTCTTCTTATTCCTCTCAAAACTGAGGTGCTAAGACGCAATTATAGCAAGAAAACTCTGAAGTCTTATTTTCTCTACAACCGAGCCTTCTTAAGATCGATCGAAAAAAAACCATACGCCGTTACAGAATCCGATTTAAAAATTTATTTGGATCGAATTCTATATGAAAGGAATTTAGCCTCTAATTCCCTAAGATCTGCACTGCAGTCTTTTAAATTTTATTATAATATTGTAATAGGTAGAAGGTTTCTAACTTCTTATTCTACTCCTAAAAGAGAGAGTAGGATCCCTGAATCCTTAACCAGAAAAGAAGTTACCCGGATCATAGAATCACTTTCCAATCCTAAACATAAACTTTTATTAAAACTTTGTTATGGATCAGGTTTAAGAGTAGGGGAACTCGTAAAGCTCAAAGGTGACGACCTGGACTGGGAGAAAAAATCTATCCGGATCCGGCAAGGTAAAGGGAAGAAGGATCGCTTTAGTCTTTTACCTAACAGTTGCAAAAAAGATCTAGCCGATTCACTCGAACGCCAAGGCAGAAGTTCCTGGATTTTTAGAGGCCAAATCCCCGGCAGAAATCTCAGTATCAGAAGCGCGGAAAACATATTCACCGCCGCTAAGAAAAAAGCAGGCATCACCAAAGACGTTTCTATCCACGACCTGAGACATGCATTTGCCATCCATCTTCTGGAGTCAGGCACCTCGATCAAAATGATCCAAAGACTTCTGGGCCATGTTTCCGTAAAAACTACGGAAATCTACGCTAGAATCGTTGACCCGATGGTTTCTAAGATCAAAAGTCCTCTAGACGATCTCTGATTTTGCGCACCTTCGCCCATACACTCCATGGACGAACTAGCGGCGAGTTGGAGTTAGACGAAAGTCTCCAAGGATTTTAGAAATCGCTTAAATGTTCCATTAAGTGCATATTCCTTGTTCTTATGACATTAGGATTCTTTGTTCGAAAATTCTTTAGGTTAGGTTATCAAGCCTGATATGATGTTACCGATACTAACTATCATAGGATTTTTAAGCATCATTGCTTACTCAATTGATAAAGGGTATCAAAACAGAATCTCTGTTTTTCTGATCTTTGGCATACCGTTACTTGCTAGTTACTTTT
Protein-coding regions in this window:
- a CDS encoding tyrosine-type recombinase/integrase, which codes for MPQRIKIWKHWENGHCFSAISFSYDTELFQKFSIMREAVWNHRHKFWKIPYSESFLSEFISIHREKVEADLDILLIPLKTEVLRRNYSKKTLKSYFLYNRAFLRSIEKKPYAVTESDLKIYLDRILYERNLASNSLRSALQSFKFYYNIVIGRRFLTSYSTPKRESRIPESLTRKEVTRIIESLSNPKHKLLLKLCYGSGLRVGELVKLKGDDLDWEKKSIRIRQGKGKKDRFSLLPNSCKKDLADSLERQGRSSWIFRGQIPGRNLSIRSAENIFTAAKKKAGITKDVSIHDLRHAFAIHLLESGTSIKMIQRLLGHVSVKTTEIYARIVDPMVSKIKSPLDDL